The following proteins come from a genomic window of Flavobacterium eburneipallidum:
- a CDS encoding BNR repeat-containing protein: MKANYIYKILLFGFCLLNLWACATKSNVTIPVGNGWSNNSINTVKFRKNALTTFKNFQFIAYYDGDGAVVLGKRKLNTTNWEIVKTPYSGNVKDAHNSISIAVDGDGFLHISWDHHDTKLRYAKSKLPLGLDLGNEESMTGSAEQKVTYPEFHHLPNGNLLFFYRSGSSGRGNMVINSYDVKQKKWSQLQTNLIDGENKRSAYWQAKVDQQGVIHLSWVWRESWDVFTNHDLCYARSKDGGVSWEKSNGEKYSLPITINSAEMAWKIPQKSSLINQTAMTTDAKGNPFIASYWSENSIPQFQIVYLEKGVWKKTNTAFRQTPFYLGGGGTKKIPISRPDLLVKEDAGNRYLYLLFRDQERDNKIAVAYTNLEKDSVWKVKDLTTTSVGEWEPNYDISLWEKEKKLHIFVQNVNQIDGEGLAKTPPTIVQVLEVNQLPK; the protein is encoded by the coding sequence ATGAAGGCTAACTATATCTATAAAATTTTACTTTTTGGCTTTTGTCTGCTGAATTTATGGGCTTGTGCTACAAAGTCAAATGTAACAATTCCGGTGGGCAATGGTTGGAGCAACAACTCTATTAATACCGTTAAATTTAGAAAAAATGCGTTAACTACTTTCAAAAATTTTCAATTCATTGCTTATTATGATGGCGATGGCGCAGTGGTTTTAGGGAAAAGAAAATTAAACACAACGAATTGGGAAATCGTAAAAACACCTTATTCAGGAAATGTAAAAGATGCACACAACAGCATTAGCATTGCCGTAGATGGCGACGGTTTTTTGCACATTAGCTGGGATCATCACGACACCAAACTGCGTTATGCCAAAAGTAAATTGCCTTTGGGATTGGATTTAGGCAACGAAGAATCGATGACAGGAAGCGCCGAACAAAAAGTGACTTATCCAGAATTTCACCATTTGCCCAACGGAAATTTATTGTTTTTTTACCGTTCCGGTTCTTCCGGAAGAGGGAATATGGTTATCAATTCGTATGATGTAAAACAGAAAAAGTGGTCGCAATTGCAAACCAATTTAATCGATGGCGAAAATAAAAGAAGTGCCTATTGGCAAGCCAAAGTCGATCAACAAGGCGTAATTCATCTTTCATGGGTTTGGCGAGAAAGTTGGGATGTTTTTACCAATCATGATTTGTGTTATGCACGTTCGAAAGACGGTGGAGTGAGTTGGGAAAAATCGAATGGCGAAAAATACAGTTTGCCTATTACAATAAATTCCGCAGAAATGGCTTGGAAGATTCCGCAAAAAAGTAGTTTAATCAATCAAACTGCCATGACGACTGATGCAAAAGGAAATCCGTTTATTGCCAGTTATTGGAGCGAAAATTCGATTCCACAATTTCAGATTGTCTATTTGGAAAAGGGTGTTTGGAAAAAAACAAATACCGCTTTCAGACAAACTCCTTTTTATTTGGGAGGTGGAGGCACCAAAAAAATTCCGATTTCCAGACCTGATTTATTAGTTAAAGAAGATGCGGGAAATCGGTATTTGTACCTGTTGTTTCGAGACCAAGAAAGAGACAATAAAATAGCCGTGGCATACACCAATTTAGAAAAAGACAGTGTTTGGAAAGTGAAAGATTTGACCACAACATCCGTAGGCGAATGGGAACCCAATTATGATATTTCGCTTTGGGAGAAGGAAAAAAAACTTCATATTTTTGTTCAAAACGTCAATCAAATTGATGGCGAAGGACTAGCCAAAACACCGCCAACAATAGTTCAAGTATTAGAAGTAAATCAATTACCAAAATAA
- a CDS encoding glycoside hydrolase family 88/105 protein produces the protein MKVNKIVSVSGLFLVLFLVSSCSSNKTIAKENILDSKQNVLEIVNRVNHYWQEKNPVPANAFWHPAAYHTGNIEAYKLTKKQEYLDYSKAWAEKNQYKGAQSDNKSEWKYNYGETNKHVLFGDWQIAFQTYIDIYTLEGKKDVEKIKRAREVMEYQMSTPANDYWWWADGLYMVMPVMTKLYKVTGNELYLKKLEEYFAYANSIMYDEETHLYFRDAKYVYPKHKSLNGKKDFWARGDGWVFAGLAKVIQDLPKNSSIRKDFIARYKLMAASIKEAQQPEGYWTRSMLDPQHAPGPETSGTAFFTYGYLWGINNGVLDQKTYLPVAIKAWDYLSKTALQKDGKVGYVQPIGERAIPGQVVDVNSTADFGVGAFLLASCEMYRFLDK, from the coding sequence ATGAAAGTAAACAAAATAGTATCCGTTTCAGGACTTTTTCTAGTCTTGTTTTTAGTTTCTTCTTGTAGTTCGAATAAAACAATTGCGAAAGAAAATATTTTAGACAGCAAGCAAAATGTTTTAGAAATCGTAAATAGAGTCAATCACTATTGGCAAGAAAAAAATCCAGTTCCTGCTAATGCTTTTTGGCACCCTGCGGCTTATCATACTGGAAATATTGAAGCTTATAAACTCACCAAGAAACAAGAATATTTGGATTATTCGAAAGCTTGGGCGGAAAAAAACCAATACAAAGGCGCTCAATCCGACAATAAATCGGAATGGAAATACAATTATGGCGAAACGAACAAACACGTTTTGTTTGGTGATTGGCAAATTGCTTTTCAAACCTATATCGATATCTACACTTTAGAAGGTAAAAAAGATGTTGAAAAAATAAAGCGAGCCCGAGAAGTTATGGAATACCAAATGAGTACGCCGGCCAACGATTATTGGTGGTGGGCTGACGGACTTTATATGGTTATGCCTGTCATGACCAAATTGTATAAGGTTACTGGAAATGAACTTTACTTGAAAAAGCTAGAAGAATATTTCGCTTACGCCAACAGCATTATGTATGACGAGGAAACGCATTTGTATTTTAGAGATGCTAAATATGTGTATCCCAAACACAAGAGTTTGAATGGCAAAAAAGACTTTTGGGCCAGAGGTGACGGATGGGTTTTTGCTGGTTTGGCAAAAGTGATTCAAGATTTGCCTAAAAATTCAAGTATTCGAAAAGATTTTATTGCTCGTTATAAACTGATGGCAGCCTCTATCAAAGAAGCACAACAACCCGAAGGCTATTGGACTAGAAGTATGCTCGATCCGCAACATGCTCCAGGACCAGAAACCAGTGGAACAGCATTTTTTACCTATGGGTATTTGTGGGGAATAAATAATGGCGTTTTAGACCAAAAAACCTATTTGCCAGTAGCAATCAAAGCTTGGGATTATTTATCGAAAACAGCGCTCCAAAAAGACGGAAAAGTAGGCTATGTTCAACCCATTGGCGAAAGAGCCATTCCAGGACAAGTGGTGGATGTAAATTCTACTGCCGATTTTGGTGTGGGTGCTTTTTTATTAGCTAGCTGTGAGATGTATCGGTTTTTGGATAAATAA
- a CDS encoding T9SS type A sorting domain-containing protein codes for MKKIYLFSMLLLATFTGFSQITTTSYRGAFAPAPAAMWTDSWTEFDPQNKVYPAVTQTVSANITTNTTWTTGNVYALGGQIYVKNNATLTIQPGVIIRSTAPGSGLFVTKGAKVIAEGTAASPIVFTSGFAAGSRSRGDWGGVILMGKGAYNINSGVNNIEGITPTADTEFGGGSAPDDTDSSGTLKYVRIEFAGYNYGTNQEINGLTMGAVGSGTTIDFVQVSYANDDSFEWFGGAVNCSHLVAYRGLDDDFDADNGFSGKVQFGLAVKEPAIADISDSNCFESDNNSTSTAGTKFTSAIFSNFTLVGPTYRATLPNGGTLADRHRRGAHIRRNTQIQIWNSIFMDFLDGVVLDGATTQTNATNNTLKFRSNIIAGTAAAKVVVAASPTTYDVATWFANGNNTSQTASAGLLTMPYNADGSVYTGLDYRPATGSAALTGADFSTLSNESFVSDAEFSLTVYPNPSAESFKINYISSSNDDVNVAAYDLTGKLVESRNVKFEDINNQVVGNDFNAGVYILVVKQANVTKAIKVIKN; via the coding sequence ATGAAAAAAATTTACTTATTCTCGATGCTACTATTAGCAACATTTACTGGGTTTTCTCAAATCACAACCACATCTTACAGAGGTGCTTTTGCTCCAGCTCCAGCTGCAATGTGGACTGATTCATGGACAGAGTTTGATCCTCAAAATAAAGTTTATCCTGCTGTAACACAAACAGTATCTGCTAATATTACTACTAATACAACATGGACAACAGGAAATGTATATGCTTTAGGAGGGCAAATTTATGTAAAAAATAATGCTACACTTACCATTCAGCCAGGGGTAATTATTCGTAGTACGGCTCCAGGTTCAGGATTGTTTGTTACAAAAGGAGCAAAAGTAATTGCCGAAGGAACTGCTGCTAGTCCAATTGTGTTTACATCAGGTTTTGCTGCAGGATCTAGAAGTAGAGGAGACTGGGGTGGTGTTATTTTAATGGGTAAAGGAGCTTACAATATTAATAGTGGAGTTAATAACATTGAAGGGATTACACCAACTGCTGATACAGAATTTGGTGGAGGTTCAGCACCAGATGATACGGATAGCTCAGGTACTTTAAAATATGTAAGAATAGAATTTGCTGGTTACAACTACGGAACAAACCAAGAGATTAATGGTTTAACAATGGGTGCAGTAGGTAGTGGAACAACGATAGATTTTGTTCAGGTTTCTTATGCTAATGATGACTCTTTCGAATGGTTTGGTGGTGCAGTAAATTGTTCTCACCTAGTAGCCTACAGAGGTCTTGATGATGATTTTGATGCAGATAATGGATTTAGCGGAAAAGTTCAATTTGGTTTAGCTGTTAAAGAACCAGCGATTGCAGATATTTCAGATTCAAACTGTTTTGAATCAGACAACAATTCAACAAGTACAGCTGGTACTAAATTTACATCTGCAATTTTTTCTAACTTTACATTAGTGGGGCCAACATATAGAGCTACTTTACCAAACGGAGGAACTTTAGCAGATAGACACAGAAGAGGAGCTCACATAAGAAGAAACACTCAAATTCAAATTTGGAATTCTATTTTCATGGATTTTTTAGATGGTGTAGTTTTAGATGGAGCAACAACTCAAACTAATGCAACAAATAATACTTTGAAATTTAGAAGTAATATTATTGCTGGTACAGCAGCAGCTAAAGTGGTTGTAGCTGCTTCTCCAACTACTTATGATGTAGCTACTTGGTTTGCTAATGGTAATAATACTAGCCAAACGGCAAGCGCAGGATTATTGACTATGCCTTACAATGCAGACGGAAGTGTTTACACAGGATTGGATTACAGACCAGCAACTGGGTCTGCAGCTTTAACTGGTGCTGATTTCTCTACACTTTCAAATGAGTCATTTGTTTCTGACGCTGAATTCTCTTTGACAGTTTATCCAAACCCATCTGCTGAAAGTTTCAAAATCAACTATATTTCTTCTAGCAATGATGATGTAAATGTAGCTGCTTATGACTTAACTGGTAAATTAGTTGAATCTCGTAATGTGAAATTCGAAGACATCAACAACCAAGTAGTTGGTAACGATTTTAACGCTGGAGTTTACATCCTTGTAGTGAAACAAGCTAATGTTACTAAAGCAATCAAAGTGATCAAAAACTAA
- a CDS encoding TonB-dependent receptor, protein MKLTYFISSLFFVSAAIAQNTTGLELADGMVYSNTVTKSSGTATGTVVADESSIIKGTVIEEATGKPLPGVNIMVVGTPLGTTSDAEGRFSFRKMEPGKYNLEFSMFSFETKIISEVEVVKGEATTLTVSLSEKNNVLNEVVIRTVKAKVESVQSLLTVQKNSVRVSDGISAESIKKTPDRTASDVLKRISGASIQNNKFVIIRGLNDRYNTTYLNGSPLPSTEPDRKAFSFDIFPSNMLDNLVIYKTASPDLPGEFAGGVIDINTKMAPDKNFQSVSIGAGYNAITTGKSKLVANDAKVGLPSSFPSSAELIALQNPMTGNIQQVAELAKNYQTDWGVSEDKFSPNTSFQLSLGRYFKFKGEQSLSLLASLTNNVSNVYAESNRKFYEVPGVLQEDFSDESYSTQRLTGAILNFSFKINSNNKLSFKNLYSRTTETRFTDRSGTKVVEPEPTITTSTNRFFSKNNIYTGQFIGEHFLPESKIKINWVGSYSNVNREIPSERRNTYEYRQFLDGSQTEPRAPFVGNNVGTDYPGSIFTSTNNESIYSAKFDVSKKVNFSDEFSADIKVGGITQSRKREFQARQLGYVIFSGTVDGFRYGTNTFLPTIAALPNATIFNTANMGILSSTSPRSSGLTLYEGTKGSDYYDAEANLNAGYLMIDNVFHKLRVVWGARLENYSQHLTSKSDIGDPILVDDSQLDILPSVNFIYKLNKTQNIRLSGSKTLNRPEFRELAPFLFFDNETRFNTSGNPDLKITEIINFDLRYEFFPGKSQIFSLSAFYKDFKNPIELQARANNSNRYENAKSGKNYGVELEFRTMLSSVLGTKETKILDDLTLFSNLAVIRSKVDISNLINSGVTVDSPMQGQSPYVFNAGLQYSNIDAGWSLSANMNRIGDRITIHGNQTASNATPAYWEKARTILDFQIAKNLFKSKIELKLNIQNVLAQDLIFYQNNFELTGKEVKGFRALTNSIFTGDSQNINGYDKEIDDQTWITKFGPTFSFTATYNF, encoded by the coding sequence ATGAAATTAACTTACTTTATTAGCTCATTATTTTTTGTTTCTGCTGCAATTGCTCAAAATACTACAGGGTTAGAATTGGCAGACGGAATGGTTTATTCTAATACTGTTACGAAGTCCTCGGGAACAGCTACTGGGACAGTAGTTGCCGACGAATCATCAATTATTAAAGGAACCGTGATAGAAGAAGCTACTGGAAAACCTTTGCCAGGAGTTAATATTATGGTAGTCGGAACACCTTTAGGAACTACTTCTGATGCCGAAGGGCGTTTTAGCTTCAGAAAAATGGAGCCAGGAAAATACAACTTGGAATTTTCTATGTTTTCTTTTGAAACCAAAATTATTTCTGAAGTAGAAGTCGTAAAAGGAGAGGCTACTACTTTAACGGTTTCCTTATCCGAAAAAAACAATGTTTTAAACGAGGTTGTTATTAGAACGGTAAAAGCTAAAGTGGAATCGGTTCAATCACTTTTAACGGTTCAAAAAAATAGTGTTAGGGTATCAGATGGTATTTCTGCCGAAAGCATCAAAAAGACACCAGATAGAACTGCATCAGACGTTTTGAAACGTATTAGTGGCGCGAGTATTCAAAACAATAAATTCGTTATTATTCGTGGTTTGAATGACCGTTATAACACTACTTATTTGAATGGCTCACCGTTACCAAGTACAGAGCCAGATAGAAAAGCATTTTCGTTTGATATTTTTCCTTCGAATATGTTAGATAATTTAGTGATATACAAAACCGCTTCGCCAGATTTACCGGGAGAATTTGCAGGTGGAGTTATTGATATCAATACTAAAATGGCACCGGATAAAAATTTTCAATCCGTATCGATAGGAGCAGGATATAATGCGATTACAACAGGTAAATCTAAACTAGTTGCTAATGATGCTAAAGTAGGATTACCTTCTTCTTTTCCTAGTTCGGCAGAATTGATTGCTTTGCAAAATCCAATGACAGGTAATATTCAGCAAGTAGCTGAATTAGCCAAAAATTACCAGACCGATTGGGGTGTAAGTGAAGATAAATTTAGTCCAAACACTAGTTTTCAGCTTTCACTTGGGCGTTATTTCAAATTCAAAGGAGAACAAAGTTTAAGTTTATTAGCATCGTTAACCAATAATGTATCTAATGTGTATGCTGAAAGCAATAGAAAATTTTATGAAGTACCTGGTGTGCTTCAAGAAGATTTTTCGGATGAGAGTTACAGTACACAACGATTGACAGGTGCGATTCTTAATTTTTCGTTTAAAATCAATTCAAACAATAAGTTGAGTTTTAAAAATTTATACAGCCGCACTACTGAAACTAGATTTACCGACAGAAGCGGAACTAAAGTAGTAGAACCTGAACCAACCATTACCACTTCTACAAATCGATTTTTTTCTAAAAATAATATTTATACTGGGCAATTCATAGGCGAACATTTCTTGCCTGAAAGTAAAATCAAAATCAATTGGGTTGGATCTTACAGTAATGTTAATAGAGAGATTCCAAGCGAAAGAAGAAATACCTATGAGTATAGACAATTTTTAGATGGATCTCAAACCGAACCGAGAGCACCGTTTGTTGGTAATAATGTAGGGACAGATTATCCGGGTTCTATTTTTACATCTACAAACAATGAATCTATTTATAGTGCAAAGTTTGATGTGAGTAAAAAAGTAAATTTTTCTGATGAATTTTCTGCTGATATAAAAGTGGGTGGAATTACACAAAGCCGTAAGAGAGAATTTCAGGCTCGACAATTGGGTTACGTTATTTTTAGTGGTACTGTGGACGGATTTAGATACGGAACAAACACTTTTTTACCAACTATTGCAGCATTACCAAACGCTACGATATTCAATACTGCTAATATGGGTATTTTATCGTCAACTTCACCTAGATCTAGTGGTTTAACGCTTTATGAAGGCACAAAAGGGAGTGATTATTATGATGCAGAAGCCAATCTAAATGCTGGTTATTTGATGATTGATAATGTTTTCCACAAATTAAGAGTGGTATGGGGAGCGCGTTTAGAAAATTATTCACAACATTTGACTTCAAAATCAGATATTGGTGATCCAATTCTTGTGGATGATTCACAATTAGACATTTTGCCATCTGTCAATTTTATATACAAGCTTAATAAAACTCAAAATATTAGATTGAGTGGTTCTAAAACTTTGAACCGACCAGAGTTTAGAGAACTAGCGCCTTTTTTATTCTTTGATAATGAGACTAGATTCAATACCTCGGGAAATCCAGATCTTAAAATCACAGAAATTATTAATTTCGATTTACGATATGAATTTTTTCCTGGAAAATCACAAATTTTCTCGTTATCAGCCTTTTATAAAGATTTTAAAAATCCAATCGAATTACAAGCAAGGGCAAATAATTCAAATAGATATGAAAATGCCAAATCAGGAAAGAATTATGGTGTAGAACTTGAATTTAGAACAATGTTAAGTTCAGTTCTTGGAACTAAAGAAACTAAAATTTTAGATGATTTAACCCTTTTCTCTAATTTGGCTGTAATCCGTTCTAAAGTAGATATTTCTAACTTAATAAATTCAGGTGTAACAGTTGATTCGCCAATGCAGGGACAATCGCCTTATGTTTTTAATGCAGGATTGCAATATTCTAACATTGATGCAGGATGGTCATTATCTGCCAATATGAATAGGATTGGGGATAGAATCACTATTCACGGAAATCAAACCGCTAGTAATGCTACACCAGCTTATTGGGAAAAAGCACGAACAATTTTGGATTTTCAAATAGCTAAAAACTTATTCAAAAGCAAAATTGAATTGAAATTGAATATCCAAAATGTTTTAGCGCAAGACTTGATTTTTTACCAAAACAATTTTGAGTTAACGGGTAAAGAAGTTAAAGGATTTAGAGCTTTGACCAATTCAATATTTACAGGTGATTCTCAAAATATAAATGGATATGATAAAGAGATAGATGATCAGACTTGGATCACTAAATTTGGACCTACATTTTCTTTTACTGCGACTTACAATTTTTAA
- a CDS encoding heavy metal-binding domain-containing protein, producing the protein MKNILYLSILFAFASCSIKTHYVQTGGKTYPKTEENSILIYSRTPEKQYEVIGSVAVFAASEKQSLKALKKKAAELGADAIIEINLDKISSVSQATGISGVAVKFK; encoded by the coding sequence ATGAAAAATATTCTTTATTTATCAATTTTATTTGCTTTTGCAAGTTGTAGTATAAAAACTCATTATGTTCAAACTGGAGGTAAAACATATCCAAAAACAGAGGAGAATAGTATATTAATTTATTCAAGAACACCCGAAAAGCAGTATGAGGTAATTGGTAGTGTAGCGGTTTTTGCCGCAAGTGAAAAACAATCACTAAAAGCATTAAAAAAGAAAGCAGCTGAATTAGGTGCAGATGCTATAATTGAAATCAATCTTGATAAAATTTCTAGTGTAAGTCAAGCAACAGGAATTAGTGGGGTTGCAGTTAAGTTTAAGTAA
- a CDS encoding heavy metal-binding domain-containing protein: protein MKKLIILISLVTIVSSCSTVSKIKTDDYKGSDLVPTNADNVEVYSTKTTVKTYKVIGQVVSCADAGQNAEVAVKLLKQQASLLGADAIIDMRLSIAMGYWSNGIKATGTAVKYN from the coding sequence ATGAAAAAATTAATAATTTTAATAAGTCTAGTTACAATTGTATCGAGTTGTTCGACTGTATCAAAAATTAAAACAGATGATTATAAAGGTTCTGATTTAGTTCCTACAAACGCAGATAATGTTGAAGTTTATTCAACAAAAACAACTGTAAAGACCTATAAAGTTATTGGTCAAGTTGTTTCTTGTGCTGATGCTGGTCAAAATGCAGAAGTAGCAGTAAAGTTATTAAAACAACAAGCTTCGCTTTTGGGTGCAGATGCAATAATTGACATGCGACTTTCCATTGCTATGGGGTATTGGTCTAATGGTATAAAGGCTACAGGTACAGCAGTAAAATACAACTAA
- the atpG gene encoding ATP synthase F1 subunit gamma: MANLKEIRNRITSVSSTMQITSAMKMVSAAKLKKAQDAITAMRPYAEKLTELLQNLSATLDGDVGGEFTTQREVKKVLIVAITSNRGLCGAFNSNIIKEAKNRSEFYAGKQVDIFAIGKKGHDVLAKTHKVHGHHNTIFDNLTFDNVAGIAESLTEKFLTGEYDRIELIYNQFKNAATQIVQVEQFLPLAPIQSDAPASGGDYIFEPSKEEIVLTLIPKSLKTQLYKGIRDSYASEHGARMTAMHKATDNAKELRDQLKLTYNKARQAAITNEILEIVGGAEALKG, translated from the coding sequence ATGGCAAATTTAAAGGAAATCCGTAATAGAATTACTTCCGTTTCATCAACGATGCAGATTACTTCTGCGATGAAAATGGTTTCTGCAGCAAAGCTAAAAAAGGCTCAAGATGCCATAACAGCGATGCGACCTTATGCCGAAAAATTGACGGAATTATTGCAAAACCTTTCCGCAACTCTTGATGGAGATGTTGGAGGAGAATTCACAACACAACGTGAGGTTAAGAAAGTTTTGATTGTAGCGATTACTTCTAATAGAGGTTTGTGTGGTGCATTCAATTCTAATATAATCAAGGAAGCTAAAAACCGTTCAGAATTTTATGCTGGAAAACAAGTTGATATTTTTGCTATTGGTAAAAAAGGTCATGATGTTTTAGCCAAAACGCACAAAGTTCACGGTCATCACAATACAATTTTTGACAATTTGACTTTTGATAATGTTGCTGGAATAGCTGAAAGTTTAACTGAAAAATTCTTGACTGGAGAGTATGATAGAATTGAATTGATTTACAATCAGTTTAAAAATGCTGCTACACAAATCGTTCAAGTAGAACAATTTTTGCCTTTAGCACCAATACAATCAGATGCACCAGCTTCTGGTGGTGATTATATTTTTGAACCATCTAAAGAAGAAATTGTCTTGACTTTGATTCCTAAATCATTGAAAACACAATTATACAAAGGAATCAGAGATTCTTATGCTTCTGAACACGGGGCACGTATGACTGCTATGCACAAAGCAACAGACAACGCCAAAGAATTGAGAGATCAATTGAAATTAACTTATAACAAAGCCCGTCAGGCCGCCATTACTAACGAAATTCTTGAGATTGTTGGTGGAGCAGAAGCTTTGAAAGGATAA
- the atpA gene encoding F0F1 ATP synthase subunit alpha, translated as MAEINPAEISAILRKQVEGFESGATLEEVGSVLQVGDGIARVYGLSNVQYGELVEFDNGLEAIVLNLEEDNVGVVLLGPSTGIKEGSTVKRTQRIASLKTGEGMVGRVVNTLGQPIDGKGPIGGELFEMPLERKAPGVIFRQPVTEPLQTGIKAVDAMIPVGRGQRELVIGDRQTGKSTVCIDTILNQKEFYDAGKPVFCIYVAIGQKASTVAGIAKMLEEKGAMAYTVIVAANASDPAPMQVYAPMAGAAIGEYFRDSGRPALIVYDDLSKQAVAYREVSLLLRRPPGREAYPGDVFYLHSRLLERACKVIADDSIAKDMNDLPDSLKGIVKGGGSLTALPIIETQAGDVSAYIPTNVISITDGQIFLDGDLFNSGVRPAINVGISVSRVGGNAQIKSMKKVSGTLKLDQAQYRELEAFAKFGSDLDAVTLNVIEKGKRNVEILKQGLNDPYTVENQTAIIYAGSKNLLRKVPVAKVKEFEKDFLEYLNNKNRPTLDALKAGKLTDEITDVLEAAAKEVSAKYN; from the coding sequence ATGGCGGAAATTAACCCTGCTGAAATTTCAGCAATATTAAGAAAGCAAGTAGAAGGTTTTGAATCTGGTGCTACATTAGAAGAAGTAGGTTCTGTACTTCAAGTTGGAGATGGAATTGCTCGTGTTTACGGACTTTCTAATGTTCAATACGGTGAGCTTGTAGAATTTGACAATGGTCTTGAGGCGATTGTATTGAACCTTGAAGAAGACAATGTTGGTGTGGTACTTTTAGGACCATCAACAGGAATCAAAGAAGGTTCAACTGTAAAAAGAACACAACGTATTGCTTCTCTTAAAACAGGAGAAGGAATGGTAGGACGTGTAGTAAACACTTTAGGTCAACCAATTGATGGTAAAGGACCAATCGGTGGTGAATTATTCGAAATGCCATTAGAAAGAAAAGCTCCTGGAGTTATCTTCCGTCAGCCAGTTACCGAGCCATTACAAACAGGTATCAAAGCAGTTGATGCAATGATCCCGGTAGGTCGTGGACAACGTGAGCTAGTTATTGGTGACCGTCAAACAGGTAAATCAACTGTTTGTATCGATACTATCTTAAATCAAAAAGAATTTTACGATGCAGGAAAACCTGTATTCTGTATATATGTTGCCATTGGACAAAAAGCGTCAACGGTAGCAGGAATCGCAAAAATGTTAGAAGAAAAAGGTGCAATGGCTTATACAGTTATTGTTGCAGCTAATGCTTCTGATCCAGCTCCTATGCAAGTATATGCTCCTATGGCAGGTGCTGCAATTGGAGAATATTTCAGAGATTCTGGTCGTCCAGCTTTGATTGTTTATGATGATTTATCTAAACAAGCTGTTGCTTACCGTGAGGTTTCTCTTTTATTAAGAAGACCACCGGGACGTGAGGCATATCCTGGAGACGTTTTCTACTTACACTCTCGTTTATTAGAAAGAGCTTGTAAAGTAATTGCTGATGACAGTATTGCTAAAGATATGAACGATTTGCCAGATTCATTAAAAGGTATCGTAAAAGGTGGTGGTTCTTTGACGGCGCTGCCAATTATCGAAACTCAAGCTGGTGACGTTTCTGCTTATATCCCAACTAACGTAATTTCGATCACTGATGGTCAGATTTTCTTGGATGGAGATTTGTTTAATTCAGGGGTTCGTCCAGCAATTAACGTAGGTATTTCTGTATCTCGTGTTGGAGGTAATGCTCAAATTAAATCAATGAAAAAAGTATCAGGTACTTTAAAATTAGACCAAGCGCAATACCGTGAATTAGAAGCGTTTGCTAAATTTGGTTCTGATTTGGATGCAGTTACTTTGAACGTAATTGAAAAAGGAAAAAGAAACGTTGAAATCTTGAAACAAGGTTTAAATGACCCTTATACAGTTGAAAACCAAACCGCTATCATCTATGCAGGTTCTAAAAACTTGTTGAGAAAAGTACCAGTTGCTAAAGTAAAAGAATTCGAAAAAGATTTCTTGGAATACTTGAACAACAAAAACAGACCAACTCTTGATGCTTTGAAAGCAGGTAAACTGACTGACGAAATCACAGACGTTTTGGAAGCAGCAGCTAAAGAAGTTTCAGCGAAATATAACTAA
- the atpH gene encoding ATP synthase F1 subunit delta, with translation MSSTRAAIRYAKAILEIADSKNATSQVSADMALIASTIKANSELSSFIHNPLVTVDAKKDVVSEVFASVNPVTKSIFQLLLENKRFEILDSIAVEYSKLFDIQNGVEVAKVTTAVPMDAALEAKVSAKIASISSSKKITIENIVDPAIIGGFILRIGDKQYNASIANRLQVLKRELSN, from the coding sequence ATGTCAAGTACAAGAGCAGCAATTCGTTATGCAAAAGCCATTTTAGAAATAGCAGATTCAAAAAATGCTACTTCACAAGTGAGTGCTGATATGGCATTAATTGCATCAACAATAAAAGCAAATTCAGAATTGAGTTCTTTTATCCACAATCCGCTTGTGACTGTGGATGCTAAAAAGGATGTTGTTTCAGAAGTTTTCGCTTCTGTTAATCCGGTAACCAAAAGCATTTTTCAGTTGCTATTGGAAAACAAAAGATTTGAAATCTTGGATAGCATTGCAGTAGAATACAGCAAATTATTTGATATTCAAAATGGAGTTGAGGTAGCAAAAGTTACTACAGCCGTTCCAATGGATGCCGCTTTAGAAGCGAAAGTTTCGGCTAAAATTGCAAGCATTTCTTCAAGCAAAAAAATTACGATTGAAAATATAGTAGATCCTGCTATCATTGGAGGATTTATTTTAAGAATAGGCGATAAGCAATACAATGCTTCTATTGCCAACAGATTACAAGTATTAAAGAGAGAATTAAGTAACTAG